From Jiangella mangrovi:
GGTGATGCGCGCCACCCCGTCCGCGTCGCGCACCGTCGCAGCCATGGCCGCGATGGGCGGCTCGATGGTGCTCCGCGCCTGCAGGAGGTCGACCAGACTCTCGCTGGTCAGCAGCGGTCCGTGCGGGTTCGGCAGCACCGAGCGACGCACGTTCTCGCCCACGTACACCCCGGACCCGTGCCGCAGCACCACCACGCCCATGGCCTCGAGCCGGCGCAGCGCCTCGCGCATGGTCGGCACCGCGACAGCGAACCGATCGGCCATGGACCGGACGGTGTCCATCTGCGCGCCCGCGTCGAGCCGGCGCTCGCGGATCAGCTGCACGACACCGTCCGCCAGCTCGTCAGCCAGCGTCCGGCGACCCGCTTCTCCGGTGGTCATGAGAGTGATTAGATCACTAAATCACTTTTCTGTCGATAGGGGTGACTTCGGGCAAGGCTACAGTCACGGTTCGTTTGGGGTGATGGGGTAGGCTCCCCGTCCCCCTGCTGCCCAGTCTCTTAGCCGCAGGCCCGCGCCTCAAGCGGACCGATGGCACTTCGCGCGGAGGGACCGCTTGACCCGCGGTCCCGCGGCCAAGAACCTGGCACCTATCAGGGGGACGGGGAGACCCTGGGCACGCCTCGCCGGTCCGCTGCGGTGCATCCTGGTCTTCCGTCGCGTCCTGGTCCCACGTCACGCCGTCGAGCCGATTCCGCCCCTTGCGCGTGACACCAGACCAGCACGTAACACCAGACCAGGACGTCCAGCCGCCGCCAACCTAACCCAACCCCACGAACCTCAGATCAGGTGGCGTCGGGGTCGAAGCGCGGCGAACGCGAGGCCTCGGCGTTCACGGGTACCTGCTCCTCGTCGGACGACGATTCCGCGGCAACCGGCTCGGAGACCGGCTCAGCGACCGGCTCCTCGGCTGCCGGGGGCGGGCCTTCGGGAGTCTCTTCCATGGGCGGCGGCGGGAAGTCGGCGTCGGGCTCGTCGTCCGGGGGTGGCGGGACGTCGGCGGACGGAGGCGGCACGTCGACCACCTCGCCGACGTGCTCGGTGCCGGTGGTCGCCGTGGACGGGCGGGTGCCGTTGGCGCCGTTGACCCCGTTGGAGGACGCACCGTCGTCGTCGAGGCCGAGGTCGATGCCGTCGAGGACTTTGGAGCGGACGAAGGACTTCGGGTTGCGCAGGTCGGAGAGGGTCTTCAGATCCTCTTTGTCGATGCCGAGGTCGCCGACGCTGCCGGAGAGGTCCTTGCGGGCGTTGGCCACCATGGTGCGCAGGTCGCGGACGAAGCCCGCGGTCTGCTTGGCCATCTCGGGCAGCCGGTCGGGGCCGAAGACGAGCAGGGCCACGACGAGCAGCACGAACACCTCGCCGATACCAATGTCGAACACTGCCGGCCCCCACGTCGGTTACGTACGTGCATCCGTCCACGCAAGACTACGTGCTGCGTCAACCTACGGCCGAGCCCAGGGTGAGGGTGAAGGTGAGCTCCTCGCCCTCGCGGTCGACCACGACTTCGATCTCGTCGCCGGGCTCGTGCGCCCGCAGCCGGACGATCAGCTCGGCCGGCGTGCGGATCTCTTGGCCGTCGATCTCGACGACGACGTCGCCGGACTCGATGCCGACCTCGGCGGCCGGGCCGCCGGGGGTGACGCCGGGG
This genomic window contains:
- a CDS encoding FadR/GntR family transcriptional regulator, translating into MTTGEAGRRTLADELADGVVQLIRERRLDAGAQMDTVRSMADRFAVAVPTMREALRRLEAMGVVVLRHGSGVYVGENVRRSVLPNPHGPLLTSESLVDLLQARSTIEPPIAAMAATVRDADGVARITETLAEAEQCLVQRSDRLWMVNLDFHRAVAQASGNTVLAEVVDSIVLVHAQEQREILRLHGDEDEDFEEHRRIARAVLGGDADEAFRASKEHLDNVIEAIRARTPESGR
- a CDS encoding twin-arginine translocase TatA/TatE family subunit, producing the protein MFDIGIGEVFVLLVVALLVFGPDRLPEMAKQTAGFVRDLRTMVANARKDLSGSVGDLGIDKEDLKTLSDLRNPKSFVRSKVLDGIDLGLDDDGASSNGVNGANGTRPSTATTGTEHVGEVVDVPPPSADVPPPPDDEPDADFPPPPMEETPEGPPPAAEEPVAEPVSEPVAAESSSDEEQVPVNAEASRSPRFDPDAT